One segment of Erigeron canadensis isolate Cc75 chromosome 2, C_canadensis_v1, whole genome shotgun sequence DNA contains the following:
- the LOC122586893 gene encoding protein SUPPRESSOR OF FRI 4 isoform X2, whose amino-acid sequence MGKKKKRVTSSDIWCYYCEREFDDEKILVQHQKAKHFKCHVCHKKLSTAGGMSIHVLQVHKETVTKVPNAKEGRESTDVEVYGMQGIPAAVLAAHYGDEDNDNPSKAGKLEIPSQAGMVPGPLGYPPTMPPMYNPGLAIPRPGWPAPPRPQPWFTQNPVGSVPPPAPIGMIQQPLFPVQTMRPPIPSTAPPGLQTSFPAAPPGLSASTPSVMVSQPLFPVIASNGMPSQSSAYSAPTLSTSIPLSSPLDMPRGYLNPGFQGGVAVSSHSYASGPNTGGPSIGPPPVIANKAPAVQPATNEVYLVWDDEAMSMEERRMSLPKYQVHDETSQMSSIDAAIDRRISEGRLAGRMAF is encoded by the exons AtggggaagaagaagaagagagtgACGTCATCAGATATATGGTGTTATTATTGTGAAAGagaatttgatgatgaaaagatATTGGTTCAACATCAAAAAGCCAAACATTTTAAATGTCATGTTTGTCATAAGAAACTTTCTACTGCTGGTGGTATGTCTATTCATGTTCTTCAGGTTCATAAAGAAACCGTCACTAA GGTGCCAAATGCTAAAGAAGGCAGAGAATCTACAGATGTTGAAGTTTATGGGATGCAGGGGATCCCAGCTGCTGTGTTAGCTGCTCATTATGGAGATGAAG ACAATGACAATCCATCAAAAGCTGGAAAGTTGGAGATTCCTTCTCAAGCTGGCATGGTACCTGGTCCATTAGGATATCCTCCAACGATGCCGCCCAT GTACAATCCTGGTTTGGCTATCCCTCGTCCTGGTTGGCCGGCTCCACCTCGTCCACAGCCATGGTTCACCCAGAATCCTGTTGGCTCAGTTCCTCCTCCTGCACCTATAGGAATGATTCAGCAGCCTTTATTCCCGGTTCAGACCATGCGGCCTCCTATCCCATCAACTGCACCACCAGGGCTTCAAACCTCATTTCCAGCTGCTCCTCCAGGATTGTCTGCATCAACACCTTCTGTTATGGTATCTCAGCCGTTATTTCCTGTTATTGCTAGTAATGGCATGCCTTCTCAAAGCTCAGCGTATTCTGCTCCGACACTTTCTACAAGCATTCCATTAAGCTCCCCTTTAGACATGCCAAGAGGTTATCTTAACCCTGGGTTTCAAG GTGGAGTAGCAGTTAGTTCTCATTCCTATGCTTCTGGGCCCAATACTGGTGGTCCTTCAATTGGACCACCTCCTGTAATTGCAAATAAAGCACCTGCTGTTCAGCCAGCAACAAATGAGGTCTACTTAGTTTGGGATGATGAGGCCATGTCTATG gAGGAAAGAAGAATGTCTTTACCAAAGTATCAGGTGCATGATGAAACTAGCCAG ATGAGTTCGATTGATGCTGCCATTGATAGGAGGATATCGGAAGGCAGGCTTGCAGGTCGCATGGCTTTCTAG
- the LOC122586893 gene encoding protein SUPPRESSOR OF FRI 4 isoform X1 — MGKKKKRVTSSDIWCYYCEREFDDEKILVQHQKAKHFKCHVCHKKLSTAGGMSIHVLQVHKETVTKVPNAKEGRESTDVEVYGMQGIPAAVLAAHYGDEDNDNPSKAGKLEIPSQAGMVPGPLGYPPTMPPIRYNPGLAIPRPGWPAPPRPQPWFTQNPVGSVPPPAPIGMIQQPLFPVQTMRPPIPSTAPPGLQTSFPAAPPGLSASTPSVMVSQPLFPVIASNGMPSQSSAYSAPTLSTSIPLSSPLDMPRGYLNPGFQGGVAVSSHSYASGPNTGGPSIGPPPVIANKAPAVQPATNEVYLVWDDEAMSMEERRMSLPKYQVHDETSQMSSIDAAIDRRISEGRLAGRMAF, encoded by the exons AtggggaagaagaagaagagagtgACGTCATCAGATATATGGTGTTATTATTGTGAAAGagaatttgatgatgaaaagatATTGGTTCAACATCAAAAAGCCAAACATTTTAAATGTCATGTTTGTCATAAGAAACTTTCTACTGCTGGTGGTATGTCTATTCATGTTCTTCAGGTTCATAAAGAAACCGTCACTAA GGTGCCAAATGCTAAAGAAGGCAGAGAATCTACAGATGTTGAAGTTTATGGGATGCAGGGGATCCCAGCTGCTGTGTTAGCTGCTCATTATGGAGATGAAG ACAATGACAATCCATCAAAAGCTGGAAAGTTGGAGATTCCTTCTCAAGCTGGCATGGTACCTGGTCCATTAGGATATCCTCCAACGATGCCGCCCAT TAGGTACAATCCTGGTTTGGCTATCCCTCGTCCTGGTTGGCCGGCTCCACCTCGTCCACAGCCATGGTTCACCCAGAATCCTGTTGGCTCAGTTCCTCCTCCTGCACCTATAGGAATGATTCAGCAGCCTTTATTCCCGGTTCAGACCATGCGGCCTCCTATCCCATCAACTGCACCACCAGGGCTTCAAACCTCATTTCCAGCTGCTCCTCCAGGATTGTCTGCATCAACACCTTCTGTTATGGTATCTCAGCCGTTATTTCCTGTTATTGCTAGTAATGGCATGCCTTCTCAAAGCTCAGCGTATTCTGCTCCGACACTTTCTACAAGCATTCCATTAAGCTCCCCTTTAGACATGCCAAGAGGTTATCTTAACCCTGGGTTTCAAG GTGGAGTAGCAGTTAGTTCTCATTCCTATGCTTCTGGGCCCAATACTGGTGGTCCTTCAATTGGACCACCTCCTGTAATTGCAAATAAAGCACCTGCTGTTCAGCCAGCAACAAATGAGGTCTACTTAGTTTGGGATGATGAGGCCATGTCTATG gAGGAAAGAAGAATGTCTTTACCAAAGTATCAGGTGCATGATGAAACTAGCCAG ATGAGTTCGATTGATGCTGCCATTGATAGGAGGATATCGGAAGGCAGGCTTGCAGGTCGCATGGCTTTCTAG